A window of Eleftheria terrae genomic DNA:
CAGACTGGCCATCGGGTCCGTACTGGCGTATCTGGCATTCAACGAGGCCTGGCTCTATGGCGGCATCTGGGAGCTGCGCGCCCACCCCGCTCGCGAGGTTGAGGTGACGCTCTCTGACAACAAGACCGTCCTCAAAGGCGATCTCTCCCGGGCGTGGACAAAGGAATGGGTGCTCGAAACGAAGGATGGCCAGCAGTGGCATTTCGAGGACTACGCTGTGATGCGATTCACCCCATCCGAGCCGGAGCACCCGAGGGGCGCGCACCACTGGCGTTCCCTTCTGCCCCCGCTGTTGATCGCCTGGGCGTGGCTCGCATGGCTGCTGAAAGGAATTGCGATGCCAGTTTTCTCTGGCCGCAGCGAGGGGCATTGACATCGCCCGAAGTAGTGCGGTGGTGCCCCGTGTACGCGTGACGCCTTTTGCGGTACCTGGGCACAAACCTTCAACTTCCGTGAGCCCGCCTCCCGCCCACCTTCCGCGCCGAGATCACGCCTCGGCCGTGGTGGCTCAAACCGTCATCCGAGCGTCGCCGCGCTTGACTTTCCGGCGCCGCCTGCTGGAATAGGGATGGGGGCATGGTTCGCCCTGCCCCCGGCCTTTCGAGGGTGGGGACGCTCACCCGACCGCGACTCAACCCCTGTCAGTCGCTGTGCCGCGCCTAGCTAGCGCGGCCAAGGGGTCCCTGTAAGGGAACGCGCCTGCGATCCCGCCGCCGGCTGCCGCTACGCCAAGGCGAGCGGCGCCTCCCGTTCAAGAACGGCCGCCCTGCACCGGGCGGCCATTTTTTTTGACCGCACGCCCTGCAGATAACGTTTGTTATTTACAGGCATAATTTCTCAGTCAAATCTCCACGTTGTTGGGCTGAAGGAGCTAAGTGCATGTCGGAGAAAGAGAAATTTGAGGTCGACGGCAACAGCCTGGAGACGGGATGGGTGACCGCCCGGGGCATGGTGTACGTGCTCGCCACCTTGGTGTTCGTCGCCTTCTGCGCCTTGTTCGTCGTCGTGCTGCTGTACTTTGTCCGGTTCGGCGACCAACCGGTCGGCGATCAAGCGGTCTGGGGCCAGTTCGGTGATTTCCTCGGCGGTAGCCTGAACCCGCTGTTTGCCTTCCTCAGCTTCATTGCACTGGTGTTCACACTCGTGTTGCAGACCCGGCAGCTGGCCTTGAGCCGCCACCAAATGGAGGTGAGTCGCAACGAGCTGGCGTTGAGCCGCACGGAGCTGGAGCTGACACGCGCCGAACTCACGAAGTCGGCTGCCGCGCAGGCGGATCTGGCGAGAGCCACTGAAAAGCAGTTGACCTGGGCGGCGACCACTGCACGAGCGCAGCAAGAGGCCGCCAAAGCGCAACGGGCGACGGCCGAGACAATGAAGCAGCAAGCGCTCGCGGCCACGCTCGCTGCGCAAGCGCAGGCGGTGCAGGCCGATCTGTCCCGCCTCACGCAGGAGTTGGGCCGCTCCAGCGCTCTAGGCGGAATTCCCTTTGCCGAGCACGGACCGGCTACGGCGCGGATGAATGCGCTGCGCACTCGACTTCAGCAGCTAACGGATCGGCTCACCGCAATGAGCGAAAACGAGTCCGAAGGTGGTTCATCCGGTGATTGACCCGCACCGGCGCCTCGCGGCACACCACTTTGCCTACCTGCGGGCCTGGGTAGAAGGTGTACCGCTTGTTGACGCGGCGCGACGCTATCTCGGGCTGGAGCATGGCCACCAGGCGGTGACCATCCACCGTCTGGTCATCGACGAGCTGCGGGCGCTAGCGCGGCGCCGCGGAGACCGGCGCTGGCGGTTGATCGGCATCGACGTCGGTGCGCGCACGGAGGCCACGGGCCCCGCCTCGCAGCCCAACCTGCATGAGTGGGCCGCGGCCAAGGGCCTGGAGGGGTGGAGCGAGGCCGAGCTGCTGGAGCTGTACCAGGAGGCGTTTCCGCCACAGAACCCCCAGGGCGAGCGGAAGCAGCTGCGCAACGCCAAGCTGCGCCAGCGGCAGCTCGCCGTGCTGGCCGACCTGGAGCACGCGGTCGGCATGCCGGTCGCACCGACCGACCCGGTCGACACGTGGTTCGAGCCGGCGGTGGCCGAGCGACTGAAGCGCGCCGGGTACCTGCTGCTGGGGGAACTGGCCAGTGCCATCCGCCGCGGGGGACGGTGGTGGCGCGGTATACCGGGCGTGGGGGCGGTCAAGGCGGGGCGCATAGAAGCGCTGCTGACTGCCCTGCTGCCGGACCACCTCCGCACGCCGGTGAGCGCCGCGATCCAGAGCGCCGGGCTGCCGGCGCTGCCGCCGAACCGGCACGCGCTGGATGGGTCGGCCGGCGCCAACCGGTCGCCCCTGCCGCCGCGGGTGCCGGCCACTACCGACCTCGAAGCGATCAACGCCTGGCTCTCGGCCACGGTGGGCCAGCCGGGGGAGCCCGGCCACAACGCGGTGACCGACGCCACCTACCGGCGCGAGGCGCAGCGCTGGCTGCTGTTTTGCGTGCTGGAGCGCGGCAAGGCGATGTCGTCGGCCGACACGGAGGACTGCCGCGCCTACATGGCCTTCCTGAACCGGGTGCCGGAGCACTGGCAATCGCTGCGTCCCGCGCCGCGTCTGGATGTGGAGGCCGGCTGGACGCCGTTTCGAAAGCAGCCGGGGCTGGCCAGCCGGCGCCTGGCGGTCAAGGTGGTGCACCTGATGTGCCACTGGCTGGAGAAACAGCGCTATCTGGACAGCAACCCGTGGTCGGCCGTCAACCGCAGCCTGGTCGACGGCGACGAGACGCCGCCGGCGCCGACCAGCCGGGCACTGACGCCGTCGGCGTACCAGGCGCTGCTGGCCGGCCTGCCCGATCCGACACGGCCGGGGAGCACCCGCAACGGGTTCATCGTGGTGTTCACCCGCTTC
This region includes:
- a CDS encoding tyrosine-type recombinase/integrase → MIDPHRRLAAHHFAYLRAWVEGVPLVDAARRYLGLEHGHQAVTIHRLVIDELRALARRRGDRRWRLIGIDVGARTEATGPASQPNLHEWAAAKGLEGWSEAELLELYQEAFPPQNPQGERKQLRNAKLRQRQLAVLADLEHAVGMPVAPTDPVDTWFEPAVAERLKRAGYLLLGELASAIRRGGRWWRGIPGVGAVKAGRIEALLTALLPDHLRTPVSAAIQSAGLPALPPNRHALDGSAGANRSPLPPRVPATTDLEAINAWLSATVGQPGEPGHNAVTDATYRREAQRWLLFCVLERGKAMSSADTEDCRAYMAFLNRVPEHWQSLRPAPRLDVEAGWTPFRKQPGLASRRLAVKVVHLMCHWLEKQRYLDSNPWSAVNRSLVDGDETPPAPTSRALTPSAYQALLAGLPDPTRPGSTRNGFIVVFTRFTGLRAAELLRATIADLVEHDYGWKLNVLGKGRKRRQVSVPSPAIAVLQQYLAARGLPPLGSCPGSTPLLAALDDPARAPTYSAVYQSIKAFIRRAMRSSDLPPAERARAEKATQHWLRHTFATRSAEAGVPEDVLMAEMGHASRATTAGYYQAQEQRRQELMERAAAVGME